From [Clostridium] symbiosum, a single genomic window includes:
- a CDS encoding lysophospholipid acyltransferase family protein, producing MNRITYMVLRNIYRAPWWMFNIWKMGRKGDTHTQEERYSYLKGVVGKVNKTGRVNVMGCGEENIPAQDGFILFPNHQGLFDMLAIIDTCPRPLSVVVKKEVSNVFLVKQVLELLKGIPMDRQDIRESLRIINQMTEDVKNGNNYVIFPEGTRSREGNQILKFKGGTFKSAFNARCPIVPVALIDSYKPFGVSSIKKETVQVHYLEPIPYEQYMGLKTVEIADIVHERIQNKINENI from the coding sequence ATGAATCGAATCACATATATGGTTTTAAGAAACATTTACAGAGCTCCGTGGTGGATGTTTAATATATGGAAGATGGGCCGCAAAGGCGACACTCACACACAGGAAGAACGGTACAGCTATCTGAAAGGCGTTGTGGGCAAGGTAAATAAGACAGGCCGTGTCAATGTGATGGGATGCGGTGAGGAGAACATCCCGGCTCAGGACGGTTTTATTCTTTTTCCCAATCATCAGGGACTGTTCGACATGCTTGCGATTATAGACACATGCCCAAGGCCTCTCAGCGTTGTCGTTAAGAAAGAGGTTTCCAATGTTTTTCTGGTCAAACAGGTTCTGGAGCTTTTAAAAGGAATTCCGATGGACCGCCAGGATATCCGGGAATCTCTGCGAATTATTAATCAGATGACTGAAGATGTGAAAAATGGCAATAATTATGTTATCTTCCCTGAGGGAACCAGAAGCAGGGAAGGGAACCAGATATTGAAATTCAAAGGGGGAACCTTCAAAAGCGCCTTTAATGCAAGGTGTCCCATTGTGCCCGTTGCGCTGATTGACAGCTATAAACCGTTTGGCGTTTCTTCTATTAAGAAGGAAACGGTTCAGGTTCACTATTTGGAGCCGATTCCATACGAACAATATATGGGACTAAAGACGGTAGAAATCGCAGATATAGTGCATGAACGGATACAAAATAAGATAAATGAAAATATATAA
- a CDS encoding flagellar biosynthetic protein FliR yields the protein MDEILSYLDVFLLVFVRMGALLWMNPIFARKNVPMMARVGLVFSVSLLLAPLQDGAAVAALEPPDMVLAMIRELGIGLLMGMVFQVYYYMLYVAGDLMDTVFGLSMAKVMDPVSSVQASTWGQMLNMLFVLYFFATGSHLVMIKLFAYSYEVVPVGAYMILLPRVTAYLLTLFHSVFILAAKLALPFAAAEFILEAAMGILMKLIPQIHVFVINLQTKIAAGILLMMLFAQPLGEFIDRYVVSLMEDMQKVLTLF from the coding sequence ATGGATGAAATTCTTAGTTATCTGGATGTCTTTCTCCTTGTATTTGTCAGGATGGGAGCCCTCCTGTGGATGAACCCGATATTTGCAAGAAAAAATGTACCGATGATGGCCAGGGTGGGACTGGTTTTTTCGGTGAGTCTTCTGCTGGCTCCGCTGCAGGATGGGGCGGCAGTGGCGGCGCTGGAACCGCCTGATATGGTGCTTGCCATGATTCGGGAACTGGGAATCGGACTCCTGATGGGAATGGTATTCCAGGTCTATTACTATATGCTCTATGTGGCCGGTGATTTGATGGACACGGTATTTGGCTTGTCCATGGCAAAGGTCATGGATCCGGTGAGCAGCGTGCAGGCGTCGACCTGGGGCCAGATGCTGAATATGCTGTTTGTACTTTATTTTTTTGCAACGGGGAGCCATCTGGTCATGATCAAACTCTTTGCCTATTCTTATGAAGTGGTACCGGTGGGCGCTTATATGATTCTGCTGCCGCGGGTCACGGCGTATCTGCTCACCCTTTTCCATTCTGTATTTATTCTGGCGGCAAAACTGGCGCTGCCGTTTGCGGCGGCTGAATTCATCCTGGAAGCGGCGATGGGGATTCTGATGAAACTGATCCCCCAGATACACGTATTTGTCATTAATCTCCAGACCAAAATCGCGGCCGGCATTCTACTGATGATGTTATTTGCACAGCCTTTGGGCGAATTTATAGATCGTTACGTTGTAAGTCTGATGGAGGATATGCAGAAGGTTCTGACACTGTTCTGA
- a CDS encoding flagellar basal body protein, which translates to MSLFEDPSIRALGNALDQTWMEQQVHSHNIANVETPGFKAKKLDFQRVLRESEVTGKPELQYKPVLSEDNQTEARPDGNNVQVEAEELEMWKDYVQYSALTNRISGRFSTLRYVINNTGK; encoded by the coding sequence ATGTCTCTATTTGAAGACCCGTCGATCCGGGCGCTGGGTAATGCGCTGGATCAGACATGGATGGAACAACAGGTCCACAGCCATAATATCGCCAACGTGGAGACACCTGGCTTTAAGGCGAAAAAGCTGGATTTCCAGCGCGTGCTCCGGGAATCGGAGGTGACGGGAAAGCCGGAACTTCAGTATAAGCCGGTTCTCAGCGAAGATAACCAGACGGAGGCCAGGCCCGACGGTAATAATGTACAGGTAGAAGCGGAAGAGCTGGAGATGTGGAAGGATTACGTACAGTATTCCGCGCTCACCAACCGGATTTCCGGGCGTTTTTCAACGCTCCGCTATGTAATCAACAATACGGGTAAATAA
- the flgC gene encoding flagellar basal body rod protein FlgC produces MAFLDSLNITGSALTAERFRTDIILQNIANQRTTRTEDGGPYRRKQVVFREQQMDFKSELNRALSTSGGGGVIAEEVVESENPFVPVYDPTHPDADEDGYVMMPNVNSAEEMVDLMAATRAYEANITALNIAKSMTLKALDIGK; encoded by the coding sequence ATGGCCTTTTTAGATTCACTTAATATTACAGGTTCCGCACTCACTGCGGAGCGTTTCAGAACCGATATTATTCTGCAGAACATCGCCAACCAGAGAACTACCAGGACGGAGGACGGAGGTCCCTACCGCAGAAAACAGGTGGTGTTCAGAGAACAGCAGATGGATTTCAAGTCAGAACTTAACAGAGCGCTCTCTACGTCCGGCGGCGGAGGCGTAATCGCGGAAGAGGTTGTCGAGAGCGAGAATCCGTTTGTGCCGGTATATGATCCGACCCATCCTGACGCTGATGAAGACGGCTACGTAATGATGCCCAATGTCAACAGCGCGGAGGAGATGGTCGATCTGATGGCCGCTACCCGTGCCTACGAGGCTAATATCACCGCCCTCAATATTGCCAAAAGCATGACGCTGAAAGCGCTCGATATTGGGAAATAA
- a CDS encoding FliM/FliN family flagellar motor switch protein, with protein MPEIEKDAALEMMNAITLMMGDKLKQLLGRKSRIECREVRRIIPEGLELELPRSTVAVEEDRAAGQKQIRNLYIFEKETVSRVTNFIMGVDADAYNPLDEVALSTFKEVLSQCIRIEEAQLQTLLNVQQTGTVGELIMSESARDIEQRLRDWNNGILQFVRFGLEIEDVMKAEFYKITTDGLFASMEDETREDGQGVSGQDIQAVQERNRKKRPISVKTVSFPEFKMEEIENTVSDIGEERKKIRDISLNISVQIGRAVCKMKDILDMQEGQVLMLDKQAGAPADVVVNGVLIGRGDVLVSNDNFAARITEIIGKKE; from the coding sequence ATGCCTGAAATCGAAAAAGACGCGGCGTTAGAGATGATGAACGCGATTACCCTGATGATGGGGGATAAATTAAAACAGCTTCTGGGCAGAAAGTCCCGGATTGAATGCAGGGAAGTACGGCGCATTATACCGGAAGGGCTGGAACTCGAACTTCCACGCAGCACTGTGGCCGTGGAGGAAGACCGGGCGGCAGGGCAGAAACAGATACGAAACCTCTACATATTTGAGAAAGAGACGGTAAGCCGCGTCACCAATTTTATCATGGGAGTCGATGCAGATGCCTACAATCCTCTGGATGAGGTGGCGCTCAGCACGTTTAAAGAAGTGCTGTCCCAGTGTATCCGGATCGAGGAGGCCCAGCTTCAGACGCTTCTAAACGTCCAGCAGACGGGCACAGTCGGAGAGCTGATAATGTCGGAGAGCGCACGGGATATAGAGCAGCGCCTCAGGGACTGGAATAACGGGATTCTTCAGTTTGTCCGCTTTGGGCTGGAAATTGAAGACGTGATGAAGGCAGAATTCTACAAGATTACAACGGACGGACTCTTTGCATCCATGGAGGATGAAACCAGGGAGGACGGCCAGGGTGTCTCTGGTCAGGATATCCAGGCTGTTCAGGAAAGAAACAGGAAGAAAAGGCCGATTTCAGTGAAGACCGTTTCATTTCCGGAATTTAAGATGGAGGAGATCGAGAACACGGTATCGGATATCGGTGAGGAACGGAAAAAAATCCGCGACATATCCCTCAATATTTCGGTGCAGATCGGAAGAGCTGTCTGCAAGATGAAGGATATCCTAGATATGCAGGAAGGCCAGGTGCTGATGCTGGACAAACAGGCAGGCGCACCGGCGGATGTTGTGGTTAACGGGGTTCTGATCGGAAGAGGGGACGTGCTGGTTTCTAATGACAATTTTGCCGCCAGAATTACGGAAATTATCGGCAAGAAGGAATAG
- the flhB gene encoding flagellar biosynthesis protein FlhB has translation MAADEKTEKATPKRRRDERKKGHIFQSQDIVAVVSLLVLFNGLKLLAPFMYENIRKCVSLFFSYAGTSYPVNPANVGDKLSKGMLLFIETVLPIAGLSILAAVAATAAQTRMLFSMDAIKFKASKMNPIQGMKRLFSVRSMVDLLKALIKVSVLTWIIFDVLKNRLHEFARLMDGSVAGAITYVGSTMTSMVNTVGAIFIFIAVFDFLFQWWEYEKDMRMSKQDVKEEYKQTEGDPQIKGMIRQKQRAMASRRMMQKVPEADVIIRNPTHFAVALSYNTDQDRAPRVVAKGADRVALKIVEIGEANGVYIMENRPLARGLYENVELDMEIPEEFYQTVAGILAFVYNLKKKTDGGKH, from the coding sequence TTGGCTGCAGACGAGAAGACTGAGAAAGCCACTCCCAAACGGCGGAGGGATGAACGAAAAAAAGGACATATATTTCAGAGCCAGGATATCGTTGCGGTGGTATCGCTCCTGGTTCTTTTTAATGGGCTGAAACTGCTGGCCCCTTTTATGTATGAGAATATACGGAAATGCGTCAGTCTTTTCTTTTCCTATGCAGGAACATCTTATCCGGTCAACCCCGCCAATGTAGGGGACAAGCTGTCCAAGGGGATGCTGCTTTTTATCGAGACGGTTCTTCCGATTGCCGGACTCAGCATCCTGGCGGCGGTTGCTGCGACAGCCGCTCAGACGCGGATGCTATTCTCCATGGACGCGATTAAATTCAAGGCAAGCAAGATGAACCCAATCCAGGGAATGAAGCGGCTGTTTTCTGTACGCTCTATGGTGGATTTGCTGAAAGCGCTTATTAAGGTCTCGGTTCTGACCTGGATTATTTTTGATGTGCTGAAAAACAGGCTCCACGAATTTGCCCGTCTGATGGATGGGAGCGTGGCGGGGGCGATTACCTATGTCGGTTCCACGATGACGTCGATGGTAAATACCGTAGGCGCGATTTTTATCTTTATTGCCGTATTTGACTTTCTCTTCCAGTGGTGGGAGTATGAAAAAGATATGCGCATGAGCAAGCAGGATGTGAAGGAAGAGTATAAGCAGACGGAGGGCGATCCGCAGATAAAAGGCATGATCCGCCAGAAGCAGAGGGCAATGGCATCCAGAAGAATGATGCAGAAGGTGCCGGAAGCGGATGTGATTATCAGAAACCCAACCCATTTTGCGGTGGCTCTTTCCTATAATACGGATCAGGACCGCGCGCCGCGCGTGGTGGCCAAGGGAGCGGACCGTGTAGCGCTTAAGATTGTTGAGATTGGCGAGGCGAACGGCGTCTATATTATGGAAAACCGGCCGTTGGCCCGCGGACTGTATGAAAATGTGGAACTGGACATGGAAATTCCGGAAGAATTTTACCAGACAGTGGCGGGAATTCTCGCTTTCGTATATAATCTAAAGAAGAAGACGGACGGAGGTAAACACTGA
- the fliQ gene encoding flagellar biosynthesis protein FliQ, giving the protein MTTSEVMEVLKQAMLVAFQMAGPLLLVSIVVGLIVAIFQAATQIHEQTLTFVPKLIVIAIVLLVTGSWMLGVFTEFVQHIFSLMAGL; this is encoded by the coding sequence ATGACGACATCGGAAGTAATGGAAGTATTAAAACAGGCAATGCTGGTTGCATTTCAGATGGCCGGGCCTCTTTTGCTTGTCAGTATCGTGGTAGGACTTATTGTGGCTATTTTTCAGGCGGCGACGCAGATTCACGAGCAGACCCTGACCTTTGTGCCGAAGCTCATCGTAATTGCCATTGTGCTTCTGGTGACCGGTTCCTGGATGCTGGGTGTTTTTACGGAATTTGTGCAGCACATTTTTTCCCTCATGGCCGGGCTATAG
- a CDS encoding FliM/FliN family flagellar motor switch protein, which yields MIKSYDFKSPKKFTKERMSTVENLYDGFSRSLATYLTGLLQAYCEVNIINIEEKRYQEYAGQIEDQSLFGIISLMPENKDYNEAPLILEIEPSLGFFMIERLLGGPGTEYEFQRDFTDIEKAILEFILKKMTGLVDDAWNGYIEMQATLTGLETNPHLLQLSAPEDVSVIVQIEVNVNNLSTRMHLVMPASNVEELTSKFGYKFAVGVRKQDQEKSLVRRTSITQHLLDSEVELRAVLHDFELDAQDILELQAGDVIPLTKLINSDVELYVEDKNCFQARIGHTKLRKAVQISKIL from the coding sequence GTGATTAAATCGTACGATTTTAAATCTCCTAAAAAGTTTACAAAAGAGCGCATGAGTACCGTGGAAAATCTGTACGATGGATTTTCACGGTCTCTTGCTACTTATCTTACCGGACTTTTACAGGCGTACTGCGAAGTAAACATTATCAATATAGAAGAAAAAAGGTATCAGGAATATGCGGGACAGATCGAGGATCAGTCCCTGTTTGGCATTATCAGCCTGATGCCGGAGAACAAAGATTATAATGAGGCTCCTCTAATCCTGGAGATTGAACCGTCCCTGGGATTTTTTATGATCGAGCGGCTGCTCGGCGGACCCGGCACGGAATATGAATTCCAGAGGGATTTCACAGACATTGAGAAAGCGATCCTGGAATTTATCCTGAAGAAAATGACGGGACTTGTGGACGATGCCTGGAACGGCTATATTGAAATGCAGGCAACGCTGACCGGTCTGGAGACGAACCCGCATCTGCTGCAGCTCAGTGCGCCGGAAGATGTGTCCGTCATCGTCCAGATAGAGGTGAATGTCAATAACTTATCGACCCGTATGCATCTTGTGATGCCCGCTTCCAACGTGGAGGAGCTTACCTCCAAATTCGGCTATAAATTTGCCGTTGGCGTAAGGAAACAGGATCAGGAGAAGAGCCTGGTGCGCCGCACCTCGATTACCCAGCATCTGCTGGACTCGGAGGTGGAGCTGAGGGCGGTTCTGCATGATTTTGAACTGGATGCCCAGGATATTTTAGAGCTTCAGGCGGGGGATGTCATTCCGCTGACCAAACTGATTAACAGTGATGTGGAGCTGTATGTGGAGGATAAGAATTGTTTTCAGGCCAGAATCGGCCACACGAAACTTAGAAAAGCAGTTCAGATCAGTAAGATTTTATAA
- a CDS encoding Lrp/AsnC family transcriptional regulator: MRIKGMKKIDQTDQKIIKLLQENARMSFSEIGNRTSLSTPAVSNRVQKLQEQGVIKGYTAILDAQAMDKRLLCYCQIYLQGRQTAGNQSFLDAVLEEPDIWEAYCVSGDYEYLLKIVTASTQSLESVLSGLRSRFPAMKTKSSVVLSSLKEPPSVLDISNQKFK, translated from the coding sequence ATGCGAATAAAGGGGATGAAAAAAATCGATCAGACCGACCAAAAGATTATAAAACTCTTACAGGAGAATGCCCGCATGTCTTTTTCCGAAATTGGAAACAGGACTTCTCTATCCACACCGGCAGTGAGCAACCGTGTCCAGAAACTCCAGGAACAGGGCGTTATAAAGGGATATACCGCTATCCTGGACGCACAGGCTATGGATAAGAGGCTGCTATGCTATTGCCAGATCTATTTACAGGGCAGGCAGACTGCAGGAAACCAGTCCTTTTTAGATGCGGTTTTAGAGGAACCGGATATATGGGAGGCCTACTGTGTCAGCGGCGACTATGAGTATCTGCTTAAGATTGTGACAGCCTCCACCCAGTCCCTGGAATCCGTATTATCCGGGCTCCGGAGCAGATTTCCCGCCATGAAGACTAAATCTTCCGTAGTTTTGTCTTCATTGAAGGAACCGCCCTCTGTTCTTGACATTTCAAATCAGAAATTTAAATGA
- the fliS gene encoding flagellar export chaperone FliS — translation MQNPYAKYKEQSVMTMTQGDMLKLLYEEIISRLNKAVICIGEKDIAGRNEHLKKARAIVTHLSTTLDPQYEVSKGLSSLYEYFSYSIVQANINNDAGQIQEILPMVEELKDAFAQADRQVRMSQSAKGV, via the coding sequence ATGCAAAATCCATACGCAAAATATAAAGAGCAGTCAGTCATGACAATGACCCAGGGCGATATGCTCAAACTGCTCTATGAAGAGATTATTTCCCGCCTGAACAAGGCGGTAATCTGCATCGGGGAAAAAGATATAGCAGGAAGAAATGAACATCTGAAGAAGGCCAGAGCGATCGTAACACATCTAAGCACGACGCTGGACCCTCAGTACGAGGTGTCGAAGGGACTTTCCTCCCTTTATGAATACTTCAGCTATTCCATTGTGCAGGCGAATATAAACAACGACGCGGGGCAGATTCAGGAGATTCTGCCTATGGTAGAGGAATTAAAGGATGCATTTGCCCAGGCCGACAGGCAGGTGCGGATGTCACAGAGCGCTAAAGGCGTGTAA
- a CDS encoding flagellar motor protein MotB — MKRKERGEENTQEWLNTYADMITLVLTFFVLLYSISNVNITKLEQIANAMQKKLGLETNVELNDVPPDLKYPSVGEDSVPNGIPTDQPLTEMQSMASSVQQYMEDQNIQVSVTSRANYMYLRFKNDLLFGPDSSVLLDNSKSALDYIGTMLREDNGEISAVYINGHTAESAGSLVNDRLLSSERAANVAVYLEEKAGVDPRKMITRGYGKYYPIADNTTKEGREQNRRVDMIILGQDFQMSDVAEEDAELFNPVSPFDVPGAKNSEQEGEKTSD, encoded by the coding sequence GTGAAGAGAAAAGAGCGCGGAGAAGAGAATACACAGGAATGGCTGAATACGTATGCGGATATGATCACACTGGTTTTGACGTTCTTTGTTCTTCTCTACAGTATATCAAATGTTAATATTACTAAACTGGAACAGATCGCCAATGCGATGCAGAAAAAACTGGGACTGGAGACGAACGTGGAACTGAACGACGTGCCTCCCGACCTAAAGTATCCGTCGGTCGGCGAGGATTCGGTGCCGAACGGGATACCGACGGATCAGCCGCTTACCGAGATGCAGAGCATGGCAAGCAGCGTCCAGCAGTATATGGAAGATCAGAATATCCAGGTAAGCGTAACCAGCAGGGCGAACTATATGTATCTGAGATTCAAGAATGACCTTCTGTTTGGTCCGGACAGTTCCGTACTGCTTGATAACAGTAAGTCGGCACTGGATTACATAGGAACGATGCTCAGGGAAGACAACGGGGAGATCAGTGCGGTCTACATTAACGGCCACACGGCGGAATCGGCGGGATCGCTGGTGAACGACAGGCTCCTTTCATCCGAACGGGCGGCAAATGTGGCGGTTTATCTGGAGGAAAAGGCCGGGGTGGATCCCAGGAAGATGATTACCAGAGGATACGGCAAATACTATCCAATCGCAGACAACACCACAAAAGAAGGCAGGGAGCAGAACCGGCGCGTCGACATGATCATTCTGGGACAGGATTTCCAGATGTCCGATGTGGCCGAAGAAGATGCGGAATTATTTAATCCGGTATCACCCTTTGATGTACCCGGGGCTAAGAATTCAGAACAGGAAGGGGAGAAAACCAGTGATTAA
- a CDS encoding permease-like cell division protein FtsX: MSLKTFSYLCRLGFKNTWRNKVYTIASVVTMTVCIFLFGLFYLVVLNVNTAIRNTEKDVAVVIFFDDNVPAGRVDEIGELLRARPEVTNTVYTSSEEAWNTFRDTYYEGENLLEGVFEEDNPLEHSNNYKVFLKDVESQEKFVAYVGQLDGVRSVRNSADTVKAVLKIKNAISTITFGSVVVIVLTSVLLIYNTLAIGIAAQREKTQAMLLMGARDIFIKIPFIIEGLIMGIAGMVLPIVLLYFTYRWGTEFAVTQFHLFGEGIRLLPLPSVFPGVVRACAAVGILSGCLGSMLAMGRLKR, from the coding sequence ATGAGCCTTAAGACATTTTCATACCTGTGCAGGCTGGGATTTAAAAATACATGGCGAAATAAGGTATATACCATTGCATCGGTTGTCACGATGACGGTCTGCATCTTTCTGTTCGGCCTTTTTTACCTGGTCGTACTCAATGTCAACACGGCCATCAGGAACACGGAAAAAGACGTGGCGGTTGTAATATTTTTCGATGATAATGTGCCTGCAGGGCGCGTGGATGAAATCGGGGAACTGCTCCGGGCACGCCCGGAAGTGACCAATACGGTCTACACTTCTTCGGAGGAGGCGTGGAATACATTCCGCGACACATATTACGAAGGCGAAAATCTGTTGGAAGGCGTGTTTGAGGAGGATAATCCGCTGGAACACTCCAATAACTATAAGGTGTTTTTAAAAGATGTGGAGAGCCAGGAGAAATTTGTGGCCTATGTAGGGCAGTTGGACGGAGTCAGAAGTGTCAGGAACTCGGCGGACACGGTAAAGGCGGTACTGAAGATCAAAAATGCCATCTCCACAATTACATTTGGAAGTGTCGTTGTCATCGTACTGACGTCGGTGCTGCTGATCTATAATACGCTGGCAATCGGGATAGCGGCGCAGAGGGAGAAGACCCAGGCGATGCTGCTGATGGGAGCCAGGGACATTTTTATTAAAATCCCGTTTATCATTGAAGGACTGATTATGGGAATTGCGGGTATGGTCCTGCCCATTGTGCTTTTATATTTTACATACCGCTGGGGAACAGAATTTGCGGTTACACAGTTTCATCTATTTGGGGAAGGAATACGCCTTTTACCGCTTCCGTCCGTATTTCCGGGAGTTGTGCGCGCCTGCGCGGCCGTGGGAATCCTATCCGGCTGTCTGGGCAGCATGCTTGCCATGGGCAGGCTGAAACGGTAA
- a CDS encoding flagellar biosynthetic protein FliO, protein MTAVKLVLYFIVLIAILFLAYYTTKLVGNGMGRKQDSGGIRVWERTAVARDSFLLVVEIQGTFMVLGVSPSGIQKICDLDSYEPAKNADAGKTAASSFTSVFAKQLRDRQNGKGPDL, encoded by the coding sequence ATGACGGCAGTAAAACTCGTTTTATATTTTATAGTATTGATCGCCATCTTGTTTTTGGCATATTATACGACAAAATTAGTAGGTAATGGGATGGGAAGGAAACAGGACTCGGGCGGTATCCGCGTATGGGAGCGGACGGCGGTTGCCAGGGACAGTTTCCTTCTTGTCGTGGAAATACAGGGTACATTTATGGTCCTGGGGGTATCCCCGTCGGGAATACAGAAGATTTGTGATCTGGATTCCTATGAGCCGGCTAAGAATGCGGATGCCGGGAAGACAGCCGCCTCTTCGTTCACTTCGGTGTTTGCAAAGCAGCTGAGAGACCGGCAGAACGGGAAAGGGCCGGATTTGTAA
- the ftsE gene encoding cell division ATP-binding protein FtsE — MKMENNMIVFDKVSKVYQTGQKALKQVNMTIEKGEFVFLLGDSGAGKTTFLDLILKETEPTEGEITVNGILLSQLKQRQVYRYRRFLGVVFQDFKLFSDFNVYENVAFAQMVNETPPAQIKEQVMTALTRVGLERKIKNYPDQLSGGEKQRVALARAIVNKPALILADEPTGNLDQKNAAEIMWLLEKINEAGTTVIVVTHNRDIVKRMQKREITLQHGKVIMDSKRGGYFYEP; from the coding sequence ATGAAGATGGAAAACAACATGATTGTTTTTGATAAGGTAAGTAAGGTTTACCAGACGGGGCAGAAGGCCTTAAAGCAGGTAAACATGACAATAGAAAAGGGAGAATTTGTATTTCTTCTGGGAGACAGCGGTGCGGGCAAGACGACATTTCTGGATCTGATCCTGAAGGAGACGGAACCGACGGAGGGGGAAATTACGGTAAACGGGATTCTGCTGAGTCAGTTGAAACAGAGGCAGGTATACCGCTACAGACGTTTTCTGGGCGTTGTTTTCCAGGACTTTAAACTGTTTTCCGATTTTAATGTATATGAAAATGTGGCATTTGCCCAGATGGTCAACGAGACGCCGCCGGCGCAGATAAAAGAACAGGTGATGACGGCGCTCACCAGGGTGGGGCTGGAACGGAAGATTAAGAATTATCCGGATCAGTTATCCGGCGGTGAGAAGCAGCGTGTGGCCCTGGCAAGGGCGATTGTGAATAAACCGGCCCTGATACTGGCCGATGAGCCAACAGGCAACCTGGATCAGAAAAATGCGGCTGAGATCATGTGGCTCCTGGAGAAGATCAATGAGGCAGGTACAACGGTCATTGTAGTGACCCACAACCGGGATATTGTGAAACGGATGCAGAAACGGGAAATTACACTTCAGCACGGCAAGGTGATAATGGACAGCAAACGGGGAGGATATTTCTATGAGCCTTAA
- the fliP gene encoding flagellar type III secretion system pore protein FliP (The bacterial flagellar biogenesis protein FliP forms a type III secretion system (T3SS)-type pore required for flagellar assembly.), producing MMEHQIELHKLKKKMMAAAGLMILTAVFVFSFYKTSYAGGFSIQYDNGNGANSLDSLDVLFLFLFLAVVPSFIIMMTSFTRIIIVLSFLRNALGTQQSPPNQILVGLALILTLFIMTPVIAKVNTEAYQPYRSGEIAREEAFDRAQVPVKEFMLKQTEKKSLDLFMQISKTDPVVLEGVEGPERYMQLDLIVIVPSFILSELNRAFTMGFLIFLPFLIIDLVVASTLMSMGMVMLPPTMIALPFKLMLFVLVDGWDLVIKTLVQGFR from the coding sequence ATGATGGAACATCAGATTGAGTTGCACAAATTAAAGAAAAAAATGATGGCGGCTGCCGGTCTGATGATCCTGACGGCGGTCTTTGTTTTTTCATTTTATAAAACATCCTATGCAGGCGGCTTTTCGATCCAGTATGACAATGGAAACGGAGCCAATTCCCTGGACTCTCTGGATGTGCTGTTTCTTTTTCTGTTCCTTGCGGTGGTTCCGTCGTTTATTATCATGATGACGAGCTTCACAAGGATTATTATTGTGCTCTCGTTTCTGCGGAATGCGCTGGGAACACAGCAGTCGCCGCCAAACCAGATTCTGGTCGGGCTGGCGCTGATTCTTACGCTTTTTATCATGACCCCGGTAATTGCAAAGGTGAATACGGAGGCATACCAGCCGTACCGGAGCGGGGAGATAGCCAGGGAAGAGGCCTTTGACCGCGCGCAGGTTCCGGTGAAGGAGTTTATGCTGAAGCAGACGGAGAAGAAGAGCCTCGATCTGTTCATGCAGATTTCCAAAACGGATCCGGTGGTGCTGGAAGGCGTTGAAGGGCCGGAGCGTTATATGCAGCTTGATCTGATTGTGATTGTGCCGTCCTTTATTTTGAGTGAGCTGAACAGGGCATTTACAATGGGATTTTTGATTTTCCTGCCATTTTTGATTATTGACCTGGTGGTGGCCAGTACCCTGATGTCAATGGGTATGGTGATGCTTCCGCCGACGATGATAGCGCTGCCGTTTAAGCTGATGCTGTTTGTACTGGTAGACGGCTGGGATCTGGTAATCAAGACGCTGGTGCAGGGATTCAGATAA